The Sporosarcina luteola genome contains a region encoding:
- a CDS encoding putative bifunctional diguanylate cyclase/phosphodiesterase yields the protein MNRSHEKLDIILEELQKIQEFIFTQAKRSDLSRQSIAPIIEELCIRISRIMACDRVSIWLFNEERTSLTAQSILHTNGSSHTAGEVIYAEELPSYFEAVQQVRILAIADVSTDPATRELYQHAYYDGGEVKSIIDASIILSKGIGGVVCCESTRPRNWSYLDRVLAASIADMLSFVFDRLERIEVEEHVHRLAYTDLLTGIDNQYSFTEKVTKQIGEFENGQRGAFVYLVMDQFTEVQGVLGPDGAEKLLQITANRLKTQFPHPAQTGRLAFDHFVIFIPFDGELECEMARIERVVNRLKRPMHVSGQEVYMTFSYGASIYPEHATNVKYGIQAAYMALQSGKEASNRKGGNLYDPEMHTYLKETMLSEMNLRRGLDLNEFKLHYQPQVNCRTGEVIGFEALIRWQHPERGLIFPGEFIELAESTGLITPIGEWVIKQAAGQIRDWIEQGLRNATVSVNLSPRHFLHHNLPFYLEKCVTEANIKPKSIVLEITENVALEDTEAVANRINLLREMGYSVSIDDFGKGYSAFIYLQHFPIQQIKIDRQFINGLGNDPKSSGIVQTIIHLAEMLGLQTIGEGVETKQQWDLLKQFGCSELQGYYFSRPVPVEEINALIRNHGRAGKLLLPSMY from the coding sequence ATGAACCGTTCTCATGAAAAACTAGATATAATTTTAGAAGAACTTCAAAAAATACAGGAATTCATATTTACGCAGGCGAAACGGTCGGACCTTTCGCGTCAATCGATTGCCCCTATTATAGAAGAATTGTGCATTCGCATATCAAGAATTATGGCGTGCGATCGAGTGAGCATTTGGTTATTCAATGAAGAACGAACGTCTCTGACCGCACAAAGCATTTTACATACAAATGGATCTTCCCATACAGCAGGAGAAGTGATCTATGCTGAAGAGCTGCCATCCTATTTTGAAGCGGTCCAACAAGTACGGATTTTGGCCATTGCAGACGTTTCAACAGATCCCGCCACCCGGGAATTGTATCAACATGCTTATTATGATGGTGGGGAAGTGAAATCGATCATCGATGCCTCGATCATCCTAAGCAAGGGGATTGGCGGTGTAGTCTGCTGTGAATCAACGCGTCCGAGAAATTGGTCATATCTTGATAGAGTCCTTGCAGCGTCCATTGCGGATATGCTTTCCTTCGTTTTCGATCGATTGGAACGCATTGAAGTGGAAGAACATGTCCATCGGCTTGCCTACACAGATTTGTTGACCGGAATCGACAATCAATATTCATTTACTGAAAAGGTGACAAAGCAGATTGGCGAATTTGAAAATGGTCAGCGGGGCGCCTTCGTATATCTTGTGATGGATCAATTTACGGAAGTGCAAGGTGTGCTCGGACCTGATGGAGCGGAAAAACTGCTCCAGATTACAGCGAACCGGCTGAAAACGCAGTTTCCGCATCCCGCACAGACCGGAAGACTGGCATTCGATCATTTTGTCATTTTCATCCCATTTGATGGCGAACTGGAATGCGAGATGGCTAGGATAGAACGGGTCGTCAATCGATTAAAGCGTCCGATGCATGTAAGTGGACAGGAAGTGTATATGACGTTCAGCTACGGGGCTTCCATCTATCCTGAGCATGCGACGAACGTGAAGTATGGAATTCAGGCGGCTTATATGGCGTTGCAATCGGGAAAAGAGGCATCAAACCGGAAAGGCGGTAACCTCTATGACCCTGAAATGCACACGTACTTGAAAGAGACAATGCTGTCTGAAATGAACTTGCGGAGGGGCCTGGATCTGAATGAATTCAAGTTGCATTACCAGCCGCAAGTGAATTGCCGGACGGGAGAAGTGATCGGTTTTGAAGCTTTGATTCGGTGGCAACATCCAGAGCGTGGCCTCATTTTCCCGGGAGAGTTCATAGAGCTTGCCGAGTCAACGGGACTCATTACACCGATAGGGGAATGGGTCATCAAGCAGGCGGCCGGCCAAATCCGGGATTGGATAGAGCAAGGATTGAGGAATGCAACGGTGTCCGTGAATTTATCGCCAAGACATTTCCTGCACCATAACCTGCCTTTCTATCTCGAAAAATGCGTCACTGAGGCAAACATCAAGCCGAAAAGCATTGTGCTGGAAATAACGGAGAACGTCGCTTTGGAAGATACCGAAGCCGTCGCCAACCGGATCAATCTCTTAAGGGAAATGGGTTATTCCGTTTCGATCGACGATTTTGGAAAAGGGTATTCCGCATTTATTTATTTGCAGCACTTCCCAATCCAGCAAATCAAGATTGACCGCCAATTCATTAATGGACTCGGAAACGACCCGAAAAGCTCCGGAATCGTCCAGACAATCATTCATCTTGCAGAAATGCTCGGTTTGCAAACAATCGGTGAAGGCGTCGAAACGAAACAGCAATGGGATCTTTTGAAACAGTTCGGATGCTCCGAGCTGCAAGGGTATTACTTCAGCAGACCCGTTCCAGTTGAAGAAATCAATGCACTGATCCGCAATCATGGAAGAGCAGGTAAACTGCTTCTTCCTTCCATGTACTAA
- a CDS encoding ECF transporter S component yields the protein MKKKRMWSLQFSTAAFVLIPAAVGINFLGKLFADVLKLPLWIDAIGTVLASMLAGPVVGAIVGVINNIVYGFTTSPVSFVYAITQAVIGLVVGIMAYKGWISNVGKAVILGLVVGFIAAIVSTPLNIMFWEGTTGNVWGDALFATMLAKDMPLWLASFADSIVVDVPDKVVTVLLSFLIFKGLPKNVKLMYDNQGEIERL from the coding sequence ATGAAAAAGAAGCGTATGTGGTCATTGCAGTTTTCAACTGCTGCGTTTGTGCTGATCCCTGCGGCAGTCGGCATCAACTTCTTGGGGAAATTGTTTGCTGACGTGTTAAAGCTGCCCCTTTGGATCGATGCCATCGGAACTGTTTTAGCAAGTATGCTTGCAGGGCCTGTCGTCGGTGCAATTGTCGGCGTCATCAATAATATCGTCTACGGCTTCACGACGAGTCCAGTCTCCTTCGTCTATGCCATCACCCAGGCCGTCATCGGCTTAGTGGTCGGAATCATGGCGTATAAAGGATGGATTTCGAATGTCGGCAAAGCGGTTATCCTCGGGCTTGTCGTCGGATTCATCGCAGCAATTGTTTCGACTCCGCTTAATATTATGTTTTGGGAAGGGACGACCGGAAACGTTTGGGGGGATGCATTGTTTGCAACGATGCTCGCAAAAGATATGCCGTTATGGCTCGCTTCGTTTGCGGACAGCATCGTCGTCGATGTACCTGATAAAGTTGTCACTGTACTGCTCAGCTTCTTGATTTTCAAAGGGTTGCCGAAAAATGTGAAACTCATGTATGACAACCAAGGGGAAATAGAAAGGTTATAA
- a CDS encoding SCP2 sterol-binding domain-containing protein — protein sequence MKLEEMTMEQIWTEIDAQLSTNKGPIAGMNASYSFDLAGEDGGMYGLKFADGEAETYRGDPGEVDCALKLSVTDFKKMLGGNLNSTAAFMMGKLKVKGNIGLALKLENLLKQYTF from the coding sequence ATGAAATTGGAAGAGATGACGATGGAACAGATTTGGACAGAAATTGATGCGCAGTTGAGCACCAATAAAGGGCCTATCGCAGGGATGAACGCATCGTATTCATTCGATTTGGCCGGTGAGGACGGCGGTATGTATGGATTGAAGTTTGCGGACGGCGAGGCGGAAACGTACCGTGGCGACCCAGGCGAAGTCGATTGTGCATTGAAGTTGAGTGTCACGGACTTCAAAAAAATGCTTGGTGGCAACTTGAACTCCACTGCTGCTTTCATGATGGGAAAACTTAAAGTGAAGGGCAATATCGGTTTAGCTTTAAAGCTAGAAAATTTATTGAAGCAGTACACCTTTTGA
- a CDS encoding energy-coupling factor transporter transmembrane component T family protein, which produces MNNMTLYVNRDSPVHRVDPLNKLLFLFISITSTYIVANHLAVFGILLFTFFILMIGNVFKFILPVIGVSFLLIASIIIVQGFFHPDRVTVLFEIGPIAIYKEGFLIAFLITLRVVNMVAAFGVLILTTKPDDLVEELLQKGLSPKFGYVLLSVLQIIPQMVALTGKITDAQRARGMETEGGIWKRFKSFLPLLGPVVLNSLTETRERSIALEIRGFNAKGNRTFLYERENYRYSMPLRIALIVFFLAVIVWRVMS; this is translated from the coding sequence ATGAACAACATGACATTGTACGTAAATAGGGATTCGCCTGTCCATCGGGTGGATCCGTTGAATAAACTCCTATTCCTCTTCATTTCCATCACATCGACATATATAGTAGCGAATCATCTGGCTGTGTTCGGCATCCTCCTGTTCACATTCTTCATCCTCATGATCGGCAATGTGTTCAAATTCATTTTGCCGGTCATCGGGGTCAGCTTTCTGTTAATCGCATCGATCATCATCGTCCAAGGATTTTTTCATCCCGACCGGGTAACGGTTCTGTTCGAAATCGGGCCGATCGCCATTTACAAAGAGGGGTTTTTAATCGCGTTTCTAATAACGCTCCGGGTCGTCAATATGGTGGCCGCGTTCGGCGTACTCATTTTGACGACGAAGCCGGATGACCTAGTGGAAGAATTGCTGCAAAAAGGGTTGTCTCCGAAATTCGGTTATGTGCTGCTGTCGGTGCTGCAGATCATCCCGCAAATGGTCGCCTTGACAGGTAAAATCACGGATGCTCAGCGGGCTCGGGGGATGGAAACGGAAGGTGGAATTTGGAAGAGATTCAAATCATTCCTCCCCCTTCTCGGTCCCGTCGTCCTCAATTCGCTCACAGAAACACGGGAGCGATCCATCGCACTTGAAATCCGCGGATTCAACGCAAAGGGGAATCGGACGTTTTTGTATGAACGGGAAAACTACCGATATAGCATGCCTCTCAGAATTGCATTGATCGTCTTCTTTTTGGCTGTCATCGTTTGGAGGGTGATGTCATGA
- a CDS encoding b(o/a)3-type cytochrome-c oxidase subunit 1: MLKNTLFSKKEARLYMAFMHVTFASLLIGGLMGLLQTLSRSGQFKLPFGINYYTILTVHGVILGLVLTTFFIVGFQFALMGKTVGISDKQRQWGWIAFWTMLIGTIIAAATILVGQANVLYTFYAPLRAHAAFYIGLALVIVGSWIAVFVNFRQLYVWKKANPGQKSPLLAFMVTINMAMWFIASLGVATSVLIQFIPWSLGYAATINVLLSRTLFWYFGHPLVYFWLLPAYMAWYAIIPKIIGGKLFSDSLARMSFILLLMFSIPVGFHHQLTEPGIDPTWKFIQVVLTFMVVIPTLMTAFSIFATFETTGRRKGHKGLFGWFKHLPWKDVRFLAPFIGMVAFIPGGAGGIVNASHQMNTLIHNTIWVTGHFHLTVATTVILTFFGIAYWLVPHLTGRRLTPKLNKLGIIQTIIWTVGMTIMSTSMHIQGLLGGPRRSDFSNYAGGEQVSTWISYQVAQAVGGTILFIGIILMIYIFIQLAFFAPRGVQEFPIAEEEVDADPTPKILENWYLWIGITIALILFAYTIPVIDIIKHSPPGSLPFDWPIGR, encoded by the coding sequence ATGTTGAAAAATACGCTGTTTTCGAAGAAAGAAGCTCGGCTATATATGGCGTTCATGCATGTGACATTCGCATCATTGCTAATCGGCGGCCTGATGGGTCTTTTGCAGACACTGTCCCGTTCAGGACAATTCAAACTGCCGTTCGGAATTAATTACTATACGATTTTAACGGTGCACGGCGTTATTCTGGGATTAGTATTGACTACATTCTTCATCGTCGGATTCCAGTTTGCCCTGATGGGGAAAACGGTCGGAATATCTGACAAACAACGTCAATGGGGATGGATTGCATTCTGGACGATGCTTATCGGTACAATCATCGCTGCGGCTACGATTCTGGTCGGTCAGGCGAACGTACTGTATACATTCTATGCTCCGTTGCGTGCGCATGCTGCATTCTACATCGGTTTGGCATTGGTTATCGTCGGCAGCTGGATTGCCGTGTTCGTCAATTTCCGTCAACTGTACGTCTGGAAGAAAGCGAATCCGGGACAGAAATCTCCATTGCTCGCGTTCATGGTCACGATCAATATGGCGATGTGGTTCATTGCGTCCCTTGGTGTTGCAACATCCGTCTTAATCCAATTCATCCCTTGGTCTTTAGGGTACGCAGCTACGATCAACGTATTGCTCAGCCGTACGCTGTTCTGGTATTTCGGCCATCCGCTCGTCTATTTCTGGCTCCTGCCGGCATATATGGCATGGTATGCAATCATTCCGAAAATCATCGGCGGCAAATTATTCAGCGACTCCCTTGCAAGGATGTCATTCATTCTATTGCTTATGTTTTCAATTCCGGTCGGCTTCCACCACCAATTGACGGAGCCGGGAATCGATCCGACATGGAAATTCATCCAAGTCGTACTGACGTTCATGGTTGTCATCCCGACGTTAATGACGGCGTTCTCCATCTTTGCGACATTCGAAACGACAGGCCGTCGAAAAGGCCATAAAGGGCTCTTCGGCTGGTTCAAGCACTTGCCTTGGAAAGACGTCCGTTTCCTTGCACCATTCATCGGTATGGTCGCTTTCATTCCTGGTGGCGCGGGCGGTATCGTCAACGCATCCCACCAGATGAATACACTCATCCATAATACGATCTGGGTGACAGGCCACTTCCATTTGACGGTTGCCACGACAGTCATCTTGACCTTCTTCGGTATCGCTTATTGGCTCGTGCCCCATTTGACGGGCAGACGATTGACCCCGAAGTTGAATAAGCTCGGCATCATTCAAACGATCATTTGGACCGTTGGAATGACGATCATGTCCACATCGATGCATATCCAAGGTCTTCTTGGCGGTCCGAGACGCTCCGACTTCTCGAATTATGCAGGCGGCGAGCAGGTAAGCACATGGATTAGTTATCAGGTGGCACAGGCAGTTGGAGGAACAATCCTGTTCATCGGGATTATCCTGATGATTTACATCTTCATTCAACTCGCGTTCTTCGCACCACGCGGCGTACAGGAGTTTCCGATTGCAGAAGAAGAGGTGGATGCCGATCCGACTCCGAAAATTTTGGAGAACTGGTATCTATGGATCGGGATTACAATCGCTCTCATCCTTTTCGCCTATACAATTCCGGTCATCGACATTATCAAACACTCCCCACCAGGGTCATTGCCATTTGACTGGCCGATAGGGAGATAG
- a CDS encoding ABC transporter ATP-binding protein has translation MSLLRVVNLKYKYPDSPRFALDDISFTVEKGEFVGIVGMNTAGKTSLCYALSGLIPHFFKGAYGGDVYIGDMDVLSHEISEITARGGLVFENPFSQMTGAKFTVYDEIAFGLENQGVSRDVMHERIRESMKLLDIEGLQGKNPFSLSGGQMQRVAIASVIAMKPDILILDEPTSQLDPEGAEEVFRVVEKLADEGMTIIMVEQKMEKLAAYADRILLLHDGKLIVDGKPEEVFSRDDLIDFGVEPPIYVKIARTLDIRNDETGLYPISLEEMPRAREIRFHHIESIEANGTTTSELIVRNLHFSYEKGQDVILGLNVSLSGEPIAIIGQNGSGKTTFVKLLKALLKPDSGEVFLNGSPLSETTAAKLASRIGLIFQNPNDQIFKHKVIDEVMFGPLNIGQSGEEALANAKEMLALVGLADKADENPYDLSLAERKMVAIASILAMDTDIVIFDEPTMGQDIRGKSKVKEIIHSLHEKGKLVICILHDMDFVADTFGRTIIFSNGGMLFDGPTRQAFAKEEALRLARVEQPHITKLVQRLGYDRVVLKEIELI, from the coding sequence ATGAGTTTATTACGTGTTGTAAATTTGAAATATAAATATCCCGATAGCCCCCGTTTTGCGCTCGATGATATTTCATTCACGGTGGAAAAGGGAGAATTCGTCGGGATTGTCGGCATGAATACAGCCGGGAAGACGTCGTTATGTTATGCATTGAGCGGACTCATCCCCCACTTTTTCAAAGGTGCGTACGGCGGGGATGTGTACATTGGCGACATGGATGTGTTGTCGCATGAAATAAGTGAAATTACGGCAAGGGGCGGTCTCGTCTTTGAAAATCCTTTCTCGCAGATGACCGGTGCCAAGTTCACTGTCTATGATGAAATTGCGTTCGGGTTGGAGAATCAAGGCGTGTCGCGTGATGTCATGCATGAACGGATCCGCGAAAGCATGAAGTTGCTCGATATTGAAGGATTGCAAGGAAAGAATCCATTTTCATTATCCGGAGGTCAAATGCAACGGGTCGCCATTGCAAGCGTCATTGCCATGAAGCCAGATATCCTCATACTCGACGAACCGACTTCGCAGCTCGATCCCGAGGGCGCGGAGGAAGTGTTCCGCGTCGTTGAAAAATTGGCGGATGAGGGCATGACGATCATCATGGTGGAGCAGAAAATGGAGAAGCTTGCGGCGTATGCGGACAGGATCCTCTTACTGCATGACGGCAAATTAATCGTGGATGGGAAGCCGGAAGAGGTCTTTTCTAGGGACGATTTGATTGATTTCGGTGTGGAACCTCCTATCTACGTGAAAATCGCACGGACTCTCGACATTCGGAATGATGAGACCGGACTATATCCAATTTCTTTAGAGGAAATGCCGAGGGCGAGGGAGATTCGATTTCATCATATTGAATCAATCGAGGCGAACGGCACAACTACTTCCGAACTCATCGTCCGAAATCTGCATTTCAGCTATGAAAAAGGACAGGACGTCATCCTCGGGCTTAATGTCTCGTTGAGCGGCGAGCCTATCGCAATCATCGGGCAGAACGGTTCCGGGAAAACGACGTTTGTGAAATTGTTGAAGGCTCTATTGAAGCCGGACTCCGGTGAAGTTTTCCTGAATGGATCGCCACTATCCGAAACGACGGCAGCTAAACTGGCAAGCCGGATCGGGCTCATCTTCCAAAATCCGAATGACCAGATTTTCAAACATAAGGTGATCGATGAAGTGATGTTCGGTCCTCTGAACATCGGCCAATCTGGTGAGGAAGCGCTCGCTAATGCAAAAGAGATGCTTGCGCTCGTCGGACTTGCGGATAAGGCGGATGAGAATCCATATGATCTTAGTCTAGCTGAGCGGAAGATGGTTGCGATTGCCTCAATTCTCGCCATGGATACCGATATCGTCATTTTCGACGAACCAACTATGGGGCAGGATATCCGCGGGAAGTCGAAGGTGAAGGAGATCATCCATTCACTCCATGAAAAGGGCAAGCTCGTCATCTGTATTTTGCATGATATGGATTTCGTTGCGGATACATTCGGACGGACGATCATTTTCAGCAATGGCGGAATGCTGTTTGATGGCCCGACACGTCAAGCATTTGCAAAGGAGGAAGCTTTGCGGCTCGCGCGGGTCGAGCAACCGCATATTACAAAACTAGTACAGCGATTGGGATATGATCGTGTCGTATTGAAGGAAATCGAGCTGATCTAG